One part of the Musa acuminata AAA Group cultivar baxijiao chromosome BXJ1-5, Cavendish_Baxijiao_AAA, whole genome shotgun sequence genome encodes these proteins:
- the LOC103983865 gene encoding vacuolar protein sorting-associated protein 2 homolog 3, which yields MNIFAKKPTAKESLRASKREMTTATRGIEREIEALQLEEKRLVAEIKRTAKTGNEAATKILARQLIRLRQQISNLQGSRAQMRGIATHTQAMHATTSVAAGMKGATKAMGAMNKQMAPAKQIKVMQEFQRQSAQMDMTSELMSDSVDDVLDNEEAEDEIEDLTSQVLDEIGVDVASQLSSAPKGRIAGKNVGSAESSKVDELEERLAALKNP from the exons ATGAATATCTTCGCCAAGAAACCCACCGCCAAAG AGTCTCTCCGAGCAAGCAAGAGGGAGATGACGACCGCCACCAGAG GCATCGAGAGAGAAATTGAAGCGCTGCAATTGGAA GAAAAGAGGCTTGTTGCAGAGATAAAACGGACTGCTAAAACTGGAAATGAG GCTGCGACTAAAATTTTAGCCCGTCAGCTTATCAGATTAAGGCAACAAATTTCAAATTTACAAGGTAGCCGAGCTCAGATGCGGGGTATAGCTACACACACACAA GCGATGCATGCCACCACTTCAGTGGCTGCAGGCATGAAAGGTGCAACCAAGGCAATGGGAGCAATGAATAAG CAAATGGCACCTGCAAAGCAGATCAAGGTTATGCAAGAGTTTCAAAGACAGTCGGCACAAATGGATATGACA AGTGAGCTGATGTCAGACTCGGTCGATGATGTTTTGGACAATGAAGAGGCTGAAGATGAAATTGAGGATCTTACGAGTCAG GTTCTGGATGAAATTGGTGTCGATGTTGCATCACAG TTGTCATCTGCTCCAAAAGGAAGAATTGCGGGAAAGAATGTTGGAAGTGCTGAGAG TTCGAAGGTTGATGAACTCGAGGAAAGATTGGCGGCCCTTAAAAACCCATGA
- the LOC135674901 gene encoding protein G1-like4, whose protein sequence is MELVPNPDSPHSNNSGGSSPNNSPQNFSSSSSAATAGGAAASSSPPSLSRYESQKRRDWNTFGQYLRNHRPPLSLSQCSSAHVLEFLRYLDQFGKTKIHTHMCPFFGHPNPPAPCPCPLRQAWGSLDALIGRLRAAYEENGGKPETNPFGARAVRLYLREVREVQSKARGISYEKKKRKKPQQHEQHHPPPPPAAA, encoded by the coding sequence ATGGAATTGGTACCAAATCCGGATAGCCCCCACTCTAACAATAGCGGCGGGAGCAGTCCGAATAACAGCCCCCAGAACTTTAGCTCCTCGTCCTCGGCTGCCACCGCCGGTGGCGCTGCGGCCTCCTCTTCGCCTCCATCCTTAAGCCGCTACGAATCGCAGAAACGGCGCGACTGGAACACATTTGGCCAGTACCTAAGGAACCACCGCCCACCGCTCTCCCTCTCGCAGTGCAGCAGCGCCCATGTGCTCGAGTTCCTCCGCTACCTGGATCAATTCGGGAAGACCAAAATTCACACCCACATGTGCCCCTTCTTCGGCCACCCCAACCCCCCGGCGCCGTGTCCGTGCCCTCTTCGGCAAGCCTGGGGCAGCCTCGATGCCCTCATCGGCCGCCTCCGTGCTGCCTACGAGGAGAACGGAGGCAAGCCTGAGACGAACCCGTTCGGCGCCCGCGCCGTTCGTCTCTACCTCCGCGAGGTTCGTGAGGTTCAGTCAAAGGCACGGGGCATTAGCTACGAGAAGAAGAAGCGCAAGAAGCCGCAACAACATGAACAGCACCATCCTCCGCCGCCTCCGGCCGCCGCCTGA